From one Triticum urartu cultivar G1812 chromosome 3, Tu2.1, whole genome shotgun sequence genomic stretch:
- the LOC125544230 gene encoding probable isoprenylcysteine alpha-carbonyl methylesterase ICME isoform X2, with protein MPPARPTSSRASPSHCSSTSGYRWMRQLLALAIYAILLMPGFLQVGYYYFFSSQVRRSIVYGEQPRNRLDLYIPKDNRRPCPVVAFVTGGAWIIGYKAWGALLGRRLAERGILVACIDYRNFPQGTISDMVSDASQGISFVCNNIASYGGDPNQIYLMGQSAGAHISACALMEQAVKESSGQPISWSVTQINAYFGLSGGYNIHNLVDHFHQRGLNRSIFLSIMEGEESLSRYSPEIVVKESSARTIALLPRIFLMHGTDDYSIPSSSSRTFVDVLQQAGAQATLLLYEGKTHTDIFIQDPLRGGRDPLVEDVFSVIYADDATCRNAASAPTPRRLVFEWQLQLARWISPF; from the exons ATGCCGCCTGCGAGACCTACCTCGTCACGCGCCTCACCTTCACACTGCTCCAGTACCTCGG GTTACCGCTGGATGAGGCAGCTTCTTGCCCTCGCAATCTATGCCATTCTACTTATGCCAGGTTTTTTGCAAG TTGGATATTACTATTTCTTTTCAAGTCAGGTTCGTAGAAGTATAGTTTATGGAGAACAACCGAGAAACAG GTTGGATTTGTATATACCCAAAGATAATAGAAGACCCTGTCCCGTGGTGGCCTTTGTAACTGGTGGGGCCTGGATTATTGG TTACAAGGCATGGGGTGCCCTTCTTGGCAGGCGGTTGGCTGAGAGAGGAATCCTAGTTGCTTGCATTGATTATAG AAATTTTCCTCAAGGAACAATAAGTGACATGGTTAGCGATGCTTCTCAGGGGATCTCATTCGTGTGTAACAACATTGCTAGTTATGGAGGTGATCCTAATCA GATCTACTTGATGGGTCAGTCAGCAGGAGCacatatttcagcatgtgccctAATGGAACAGGCAGTAAAAGAGTCTAGCGGACAGCCCATTTCTTGGAGTGTTACACAAATCAACGCATACTTTGGTTTATCTGGAGG ATACAACATCCATAATTTGGTCGACCATTTCCATCAGCGTGGTCTGAACCGTTCAATATTTCTCAG TATAATGGAGGGAGAAGAATCATTGTCACGTTATTCTCCTGAAATTGTTGTCAAGGAGTCAAGTGCCCGGACCATAGCTCTACTTCCTCGTATCTTTCTTATGCATGGAACAGATGATTATTCAATACCATCATCTTCCAG TCGAACTTTTGTAGACGTCCTTCAACAAGCTGGTGCCCAGGCCACATTATTATTGTACGAAGGGAAAACACATACAGATATATTTATACAG GATCCTCTTAGGGGTGGAAGGGATCCTTTGGTTGAAGATGTCTTTTCTGTTATTTATGCCGATGATGCAACTTGCCGAAATGCAGCTTCTGCGCCAACTCCAAGGCGCCTGGTTTTTGAGTGGCAATTGCAGTTGGCCCGTTGGATTAGTCCCTTCTAG
- the LOC125544230 gene encoding probable isoprenylcysteine alpha-carbonyl methylesterase ICMEL2 isoform X1, whose translation MLLRSPRLPHASLHATHPASSYLGAPLLPAPFFRTNSNLPLPTARRTFPSLRHAMAMQPPPSGDDAREADALLPRSDSAGRRRSSPVQSASPRPPGSAGPRRQSSFRHDVGHAACETYLVTRLTFTLLQYLGLGYRWMRQLLALAIYAILLMPGFLQVGYYYFFSSQVRRSIVYGEQPRNRLDLYIPKDNRRPCPVVAFVTGGAWIIGYKAWGALLGRRLAERGILVACIDYRNFPQGTISDMVSDASQGISFVCNNIASYGGDPNQIYLMGQSAGAHISACALMEQAVKESSGQPISWSVTQINAYFGLSGGYNIHNLVDHFHQRGLNRSIFLSIMEGEESLSRYSPEIVVKESSARTIALLPRIFLMHGTDDYSIPSSSSRTFVDVLQQAGAQATLLLYEGKTHTDIFIQDPLRGGRDPLVEDVFSVIYADDATCRNAASAPTPRRLVFEWQLQLARWISPF comes from the exons ATGTTGCTACGCTCGCCTCGCCTCCCCCACGCGTCCCTCCACGCCACGCACCCCGCCTCCTCCTATTTAGGCGCGCCCCTCCTCCCCGCCCCGTTCTTCCGCACCAACTCGAATCTCCCACTCCCAACCGCCCGGCGGACCTTCCCGAGCCTTCGCCACGCAATGGCAATGCAGCCTCCCCCCTCCGGGGACGACGCGCGCGAGGCGGACGCGCTCCTCCCGCGGAGCGActccgccggccgccgccgctcGTCGCCCGTGCAGTCCGCGTCCCCGAGGCCCCCGGGCTCGGCCGGCCCCAGGAGGCAGTCGTCCTTCCGCCACGACGTCGGCCATGCCGCCTGCGAGACCTACCTCGTCACGCGCCTCACCTTCACACTGCTCCAGTACCTCGG gtTAGGTTACCGCTGGATGAGGCAGCTTCTTGCCCTCGCAATCTATGCCATTCTACTTATGCCAGGTTTTTTGCAAG TTGGATATTACTATTTCTTTTCAAGTCAGGTTCGTAGAAGTATAGTTTATGGAGAACAACCGAGAAACAG GTTGGATTTGTATATACCCAAAGATAATAGAAGACCCTGTCCCGTGGTGGCCTTTGTAACTGGTGGGGCCTGGATTATTGG TTACAAGGCATGGGGTGCCCTTCTTGGCAGGCGGTTGGCTGAGAGAGGAATCCTAGTTGCTTGCATTGATTATAG AAATTTTCCTCAAGGAACAATAAGTGACATGGTTAGCGATGCTTCTCAGGGGATCTCATTCGTGTGTAACAACATTGCTAGTTATGGAGGTGATCCTAATCA GATCTACTTGATGGGTCAGTCAGCAGGAGCacatatttcagcatgtgccctAATGGAACAGGCAGTAAAAGAGTCTAGCGGACAGCCCATTTCTTGGAGTGTTACACAAATCAACGCATACTTTGGTTTATCTGGAGG ATACAACATCCATAATTTGGTCGACCATTTCCATCAGCGTGGTCTGAACCGTTCAATATTTCTCAG TATAATGGAGGGAGAAGAATCATTGTCACGTTATTCTCCTGAAATTGTTGTCAAGGAGTCAAGTGCCCGGACCATAGCTCTACTTCCTCGTATCTTTCTTATGCATGGAACAGATGATTATTCAATACCATCATCTTCCAG TCGAACTTTTGTAGACGTCCTTCAACAAGCTGGTGCCCAGGCCACATTATTATTGTACGAAGGGAAAACACATACAGATATATTTATACAG GATCCTCTTAGGGGTGGAAGGGATCCTTTGGTTGAAGATGTCTTTTCTGTTATTTATGCCGATGATGCAACTTGCCGAAATGCAGCTTCTGCGCCAACTCCAAGGCGCCTGGTTTTTGAGTGGCAATTGCAGTTGGCCCGTTGGATTAGTCCCTTCTAG